The Paenibacillus sp. RC334 nucleotide sequence GGGGAGGATCGAAAAATATTCCGCGACGTATTCGATGCACTCGCCACTATATTGACGGACGATAAACATGTGAATCTGTTATCTTCCGTTCATAGCTTCGATCATTTTATCAATCAATTAATCACCTGCTGGGAATAATTTTTCGACAGTATTACCACATTCTCGTATAATGAATGATAATCATTCACATTCAAGTAGGAGGGTAATGAATATTGGCAAATTTCTCTGATGGGAAATACAATCTCATTTTAAACGCGGCTATTGAGGTCATTACGGAAAAAGGATATGATAAGACGGCCATTTCAGATATCGTAAAAAAAGCAGGCGTTGCACAAGGAACGTTTTATTTATATTTCTCATCCAAAAAAGCGTTAATCCCAGCGATTGCAGATAATCTTCTGACCATTACTTTTAGTAAAATCAAAGAAAAAGCACAAGATAAAGAAAGCTTTTGGGAGGTGCTGGATATTGTAATAAACGAAACCTTCAACATAACCGATTCATACAAAGAAATCCTTGTCCTTTGTTACTCAGGTCTTGCTATCGATCATTCCCTGGAAAAATGGGAAGCAATCTATTCTCCTTATTATACTTGGCTTGAGGACATATTATTGAAAGCCATTAACAATAATGAGATCATCAGTGACCTTCATGCAAAATGGACTGCCAAACTTATCATAAATCTGATTGAAAATGCTGCCGAACGATTT carries:
- a CDS encoding TetR family transcriptional regulator, with translation MANFSDGKYNLILNAAIEVITEKGYDKTAISDIVKKAGVAQGTFYLYFSSKKALIPAIADNLLTITFSKIKEKAQDKESFWEVLDIVINETFNITDSYKEILVLCYSGLAIDHSLEKWEAIYSPYYTWLEDILLKAINNNEIISDLHAKWTAKLIINLIENAAERFYIGLEQEEPLNVFKTRVFNFIKRSLWRT